The following proteins come from a genomic window of Corallococcus sp. NCRR:
- a CDS encoding alpha/beta hydrolase family protein → MSLHTSRFVLAQAPVLCVHQGSRQEALHRGVVLFFHGLGGGKEVHERELRLFADQGLFAVGVDAVGHGERRFPDFDARFAEGNPRGLEELLDVVESTASEVPALLDALVREHGADPARVGIGGVSLGGYITYAALVREQRLRAAVPLLGSPEWGLPRPASPHRHMERFFPTALFSQTGGRDDVVPPGPAKALHARLEPLYAQAPERLRHREFPESGHMMREADWQEATRDAADWLSRFIVR, encoded by the coding sequence ATGAGCCTCCACACATCGCGCTTCGTCCTGGCCCAAGCCCCCGTGCTGTGCGTCCACCAGGGGTCGAGGCAGGAAGCACTCCACCGGGGCGTGGTCCTCTTCTTCCACGGACTGGGCGGGGGCAAGGAGGTCCACGAGCGCGAGCTGCGGCTCTTCGCGGACCAGGGGCTCTTCGCGGTGGGCGTGGACGCCGTGGGGCACGGCGAGCGCCGCTTCCCGGACTTCGACGCGCGCTTCGCTGAAGGGAATCCCCGCGGGCTGGAGGAGCTCCTCGACGTGGTCGAGTCCACCGCGAGCGAGGTGCCCGCCCTGCTCGATGCGCTGGTGCGGGAGCACGGCGCCGACCCGGCTCGTGTGGGAATCGGCGGTGTCTCCCTGGGCGGTTACATCACCTACGCGGCGCTCGTGCGGGAGCAGAGGCTGCGCGCCGCCGTGCCGCTCCTCGGCTCACCGGAGTGGGGCCTGCCCAGGCCGGCCAGCCCGCACCGTCACATGGAGCGCTTCTTCCCCACGGCCCTCTTCAGCCAGACTGGAGGGCGGGACGACGTGGTGCCTCCAGGCCCCGCGAAGGCGCTCCACGCGCGGTTGGAGCCCCTCTACGCCCAGGCCCCGGAGCGGCTGCGGCACCGCGAGTTCCCGGAGTCCGGCCACATGATGCGAGAAGCGGACTGGCAGGAGGCGACGCGCGACGCGGCGGACTGGCTGTCACGCTTCATCGTGCGCTGA
- a CDS encoding sugar phosphate isomerase/epimerase family protein, translated as MRSNTCDSKRGGCPGWLTPLLLLAFVGCAGSRREEPAEAPLGAFNFTLESRPVAAQVELLDSLGYSGVTQFWPGREAFDSFAHQPAVEAGRVRLPAVLFVLPFNTAWDREELNRILAALAPTRTALWLILSGPPDAKTAMVASVRDVVDLATAQGVNVVLYPHDGEAIETVEESLALMAAVDRPPLKTSLHLCHELRAGNRDRLEEVITAAAPQLALVSIHGAAREFDPNASTWSEVIQPLDQGDFDVGTDYLLPLRRAGYAGPVLLHTFGIEDAPEEHFRRSMQKWRELSDFVTDALMN; from the coding sequence ATGCGGTCGAACACATGCGACTCCAAACGAGGCGGATGCCCGGGTTGGCTCACGCCCCTGCTGCTCCTGGCCTTCGTGGGCTGCGCCGGGTCACGACGCGAGGAGCCCGCCGAGGCTCCGCTCGGTGCGTTCAACTTCACGCTGGAGTCGCGGCCGGTCGCCGCGCAGGTGGAGCTGCTCGACTCGCTCGGCTACTCCGGGGTGACGCAGTTCTGGCCGGGCCGTGAGGCCTTTGACAGCTTTGCCCACCAGCCCGCGGTGGAGGCGGGGCGGGTGCGGCTTCCCGCCGTCCTCTTCGTCCTGCCCTTCAACACGGCCTGGGACCGCGAGGAGCTGAATCGAATCCTGGCGGCGCTTGCGCCCACGCGGACGGCGCTCTGGCTCATCCTGAGCGGGCCGCCGGACGCGAAGACCGCCATGGTCGCCTCGGTTCGTGACGTGGTGGACCTGGCCACCGCGCAGGGCGTGAACGTCGTGCTGTACCCGCACGACGGCGAGGCCATCGAAACCGTCGAGGAGTCACTCGCCCTGATGGCCGCGGTCGACCGTCCCCCATTGAAGACCTCGCTCCACCTCTGCCACGAGCTCCGGGCGGGAAACCGCGACCGGCTGGAGGAGGTCATCACCGCCGCCGCCCCACAGCTCGCGCTCGTGAGCATCCACGGCGCCGCGCGCGAGTTCGATCCGAACGCCTCCACCTGGTCCGAGGTCATCCAGCCGCTGGACCAGGGCGACTTCGACGTGGGGACCGACTATCTGCTCCCCTTGCGCCGGGCCGGCTACGCGGGCCCCGTGCTGCTCCACACCTTCGGCATCGAGGACGCGCCGGAGGAGCACTTCCGCCGCTCGATGCAAAAGTGGCGTGAGCTGTCTGACTTCGTGACGGACGCGCTCATGAATTGA
- a CDS encoding CBM96 family carbohydrate-binding protein has product MGTRRGWLGALLALVSGCGPMEPMEREESLDPAAPAESSGLGHAELAATTTTRTLTAYADTMADATQPDTGFASAQTLYADASPRRQPYLRFVLSGIEGVITSAKLRVYVVDGSKDGPDPRTSVFPPGFDTWVSQEEPTRRNASSTALTSDGAPESEAYLSFDVLTGSRTVTGARLRVFSTGGTGNAPAVHATTNWNGGDFDWTSRPVVDPTPLADKGSVSSGTWVEYDVKAAITGDGRYGFALRPQSTDGMTFTSNEGPSHQRPQLVLSYADSTCAYRGLSRVGGTVSGVTQISAGGDERVISTAATDDGGWVALGTYVSNGSAYPPSFGEGPLPGAQGLAVTRYRADGSVVWSVGHAGQYLPAKLAVTPMGQVLVVGRYYGAPDLGTGPLPQTMATRLFVMRLTADGMTEWVRTFASTDSSSGQLGVLDPSGFTSDPGGAPIVAGRFSGEVDFGGGPLRSDDSASQATIAFFLVKFAADGSHAWSRTFEASDASSQLEVAADSAGNLYLSGSAPGGTELAPSGSGPTPFVARLTAEGERVWTRAWTGANGTTVAVVPYNGDVFFSGTFTGAFTFAGTTSTHVPTDYSSTPDDLFLGRLRGDGADVWLKHVGSPYGESAQGLAVTRTGTVVLWARTSGPVSFGGGTLRGGPVYAGYSTGGTHRWSRHLLLTGQPTALTTGELLVGATLQDTTHVDGVDYLPFAWHDTFVTSDAFFLRLR; this is encoded by the coding sequence ATGGGGACGAGACGCGGGTGGCTGGGAGCGTTGCTGGCGTTGGTGTCGGGCTGCGGGCCGATGGAGCCAATGGAGAGGGAAGAGAGTCTGGACCCGGCAGCGCCCGCCGAATCGTCCGGCCTGGGCCACGCCGAGCTCGCGGCGACCACCACCACGCGCACCCTCACGGCGTACGCGGACACGATGGCGGACGCCACCCAGCCGGATACCGGCTTCGCCTCCGCGCAAACGCTCTACGCGGACGCCTCGCCACGGCGTCAGCCGTACCTGCGCTTCGTCCTGTCGGGCATCGAAGGGGTCATCACCTCCGCGAAGCTGCGGGTGTACGTGGTGGATGGCAGCAAGGACGGCCCTGATCCGCGGACGTCCGTCTTCCCGCCCGGCTTCGACACCTGGGTGTCCCAGGAGGAGCCCACGCGGCGCAACGCCAGCAGCACGGCGCTCACCTCGGACGGCGCCCCGGAGAGCGAGGCGTACCTGTCCTTCGACGTGTTGACGGGGAGTCGCACGGTGACGGGCGCGCGGTTGCGCGTCTTCTCGACGGGAGGGACGGGGAACGCGCCGGCCGTCCACGCGACGACGAACTGGAACGGCGGTGACTTTGACTGGACGAGCCGCCCGGTGGTGGACCCCACGCCGCTGGCGGACAAGGGCAGCGTGAGCAGCGGCACCTGGGTGGAGTACGACGTGAAGGCGGCCATCACCGGAGATGGCCGCTACGGCTTCGCGCTGCGGCCCCAGAGCACGGATGGGATGACCTTCACCTCCAACGAGGGCCCGTCGCACCAACGGCCGCAGCTCGTCCTCTCGTACGCGGATTCGACGTGCGCGTACCGGGGGCTCAGCCGGGTGGGGGGCACCGTGTCGGGCGTGACGCAGATTTCCGCGGGGGGCGACGAGCGGGTGATCTCCACGGCGGCGACCGACGACGGGGGATGGGTGGCGCTCGGCACGTACGTGTCCAATGGCAGCGCGTACCCCCCTTCGTTTGGTGAGGGCCCGTTGCCGGGCGCGCAGGGCCTCGCGGTGACGCGCTACCGCGCGGACGGCTCGGTGGTGTGGAGCGTGGGCCATGCCGGCCAGTACCTCCCGGCGAAACTCGCGGTGACGCCGATGGGTCAGGTGCTCGTGGTGGGCCGCTATTACGGCGCACCGGACCTGGGCACGGGCCCGTTGCCGCAAACCATGGCGACACGCCTCTTCGTGATGCGGCTGACCGCGGACGGGATGACGGAGTGGGTGAGGACCTTCGCCTCCACGGACAGCAGCAGCGGACAGTTGGGCGTGCTCGATCCCTCCGGCTTCACCTCGGACCCGGGAGGCGCGCCCATCGTCGCGGGCCGGTTCTCCGGTGAAGTGGATTTCGGCGGCGGGCCTCTGCGCTCGGACGATTCGGCGTCGCAGGCGACCATCGCCTTCTTCCTGGTGAAGTTCGCGGCGGACGGCTCGCATGCGTGGTCGCGGACCTTCGAGGCCTCCGATGCGTCGTCCCAACTGGAGGTGGCGGCGGACAGCGCGGGCAATCTCTACCTCAGCGGTTCGGCGCCGGGCGGCACGGAGCTGGCGCCGAGCGGCAGCGGGCCCACGCCCTTCGTGGCGCGGCTCACCGCCGAGGGCGAGCGGGTGTGGACGCGCGCCTGGACCGGCGCCAACGGCACCACCGTGGCGGTGGTCCCCTACAACGGTGACGTGTTCTTCAGCGGCACCTTCACGGGCGCCTTCACCTTCGCGGGCACGACGTCCACGCACGTGCCCACCGATTACAGCAGCACGCCGGACGACCTGTTCCTGGGGCGGTTGAGGGGGGATGGCGCCGACGTGTGGTTGAAGCACGTGGGCTCGCCGTATGGCGAGAGCGCCCAGGGGCTCGCGGTCACCCGCACCGGCACGGTCGTGCTGTGGGCGCGGACGAGCGGCCCGGTGAGCTTCGGGGGCGGCACGTTGCGTGGAGGCCCCGTCTACGCGGGCTACTCGACGGGCGGCACCCACCGCTGGTCACGCCACCTGCTCCTCACCGGGCAGCCCACCGCGCTCACGACGGGGGAGCTCCTGGTGGGCGCGACCCTGCAGGACACGACCCATGTGGACGGTGTGGACTACCTGCCCTTCGCCTGGCACGACACCTTCGTCACGAGCGACGCATTCTTCCTGCGGCTGCGGTGA